Proteins found in one Gemmatimonadota bacterium genomic segment:
- a CDS encoding prolyl oligopeptidase family serine peptidase: MRAAIPCLVLTAALATPVGGAAQVRGDRLALPLRQSNLTAVMAEPRELTLRDASRNDRWLGLGVRDVRWAPDGAAVYFRWKQDPASDDLPEDDPWFRVDAGATGATELTAREAQVVPAERLSWSADGVRAAWGSGRSVFLYDRSHDPRTRMVAALESAVREVRLARSGREIEVEADGSLWIYHVDAGALRLFATRHEVPEPKRTAEGAWLRTEETRLFEETRARLDREARLAQADRLGDPSPVLALPVEPGETVDQIQRSPDGRFVTFRARRRAVDRPATQYIDYLDPSGYSTVHEARGKAGEPRDRFRLGIVAADASVERDSAQVTWVSFPEAEEQETVPHGPWWSLDGTRALVQLIGEDHQDLWIAELDPRTGTLRVLAHDHDDAWIGGPPVQANTLQPALLEWLPDGSFVFASERSGWSHLYRTTPDGATGALTTGDWEVRGAELSRDRTTWLIQASREHPSDDHLYTMPAGGGPLTRVTEGPGRHEGWLSPDVRRVAVVASESLQLPDLWVGTLAARRGGPSGAAAPERTRVTVSGSDAFFTYGRTRPEMVSFAHPDGGRVWAALYRPERPLPERAAVVHVHGGGYRQFAHRGWSVYGWALHVGFVNWLVQQGYTVLDVDYRGSAGFGRDYRTDIARSMGIKDTDGVVAGARWLAEAEGIDPTRIGMHGVSYGGFLTLMTLFRYPGVMSAGIARASVSDWAHYSDGWTSRILGVPHMDEDAYRRSSPIYYAEGLSDPLLITHGLVDDNVHFQDSARLIQRLIELEKRFEVMVYPIEPHTIQTEASRLDFVTRAAAFFDAHLLRR; the protein is encoded by the coding sequence ATGCGCGCCGCCATCCCCTGCCTCGTCCTCACGGCCGCGTTGGCGACACCGGTGGGAGGGGCGGCCCAGGTCCGCGGAGACCGACTCGCGCTTCCGCTGCGCCAGTCCAATCTGACTGCAGTGATGGCGGAGCCTCGAGAGCTCACCCTGCGCGACGCCTCTCGCAACGACCGCTGGTTGGGGCTTGGCGTACGCGACGTGCGCTGGGCGCCGGACGGGGCGGCGGTCTACTTCCGCTGGAAGCAGGACCCCGCTTCCGACGACCTGCCCGAGGACGATCCATGGTTCCGCGTGGACGCGGGCGCTACCGGGGCCACGGAGCTGACCGCTCGCGAGGCGCAGGTTGTGCCAGCGGAACGCCTGTCCTGGAGTGCCGACGGAGTGCGGGCCGCATGGGGGTCGGGGCGCAGCGTCTTCCTGTACGACCGGAGCCACGATCCCCGCACACGCATGGTGGCTGCGCTCGAGTCGGCAGTGCGCGAGGTACGACTGGCGCGCTCCGGACGCGAGATCGAGGTCGAGGCGGACGGATCGCTCTGGATCTACCATGTCGATGCGGGTGCGCTGAGGCTCTTCGCAACACGGCACGAGGTGCCCGAGCCCAAGCGCACCGCGGAGGGAGCGTGGCTGCGGACCGAAGAGACGCGCCTGTTCGAGGAGACGCGTGCCCGCTTGGACCGCGAAGCCCGTCTGGCCCAAGCCGACCGGCTAGGCGACCCGTCCCCGGTGCTCGCCCTTCCGGTGGAGCCCGGGGAGACCGTCGACCAGATCCAGCGCAGCCCGGATGGTCGCTTCGTGACCTTCCGGGCGCGGCGTCGGGCTGTCGACCGACCCGCCACACAATACATCGACTACCTGGACCCCAGCGGGTACTCCACGGTGCATGAGGCGCGGGGCAAGGCCGGCGAGCCGCGCGACCGGTTCCGCCTGGGTATCGTGGCAGCCGACGCGAGCGTGGAGCGCGACTCCGCACAGGTCACCTGGGTGAGCTTCCCCGAGGCGGAGGAACAGGAGACGGTGCCGCACGGCCCCTGGTGGTCCCTGGACGGCACCCGCGCGCTCGTACAACTCATCGGAGAGGATCATCAGGACCTGTGGATCGCGGAGCTGGACCCGCGAACGGGTACGCTGCGGGTGCTGGCGCACGACCACGACGACGCCTGGATCGGCGGCCCTCCGGTGCAGGCCAACACGCTACAGCCCGCGCTGCTGGAGTGGCTCCCCGACGGCAGCTTCGTGTTCGCCTCCGAGCGGAGCGGCTGGAGCCACCTCTACCGCACGACCCCCGACGGGGCGACCGGTGCGCTCACCACGGGCGATTGGGAGGTGCGGGGCGCAGAGCTATCCCGCGACCGGACCACCTGGTTGATCCAGGCCAGCCGTGAGCATCCGTCGGACGATCACCTGTACACCATGCCCGCCGGGGGCGGCCCCCTCACACGCGTCACGGAGGGGCCCGGGCGTCACGAGGGTTGGTTGTCGCCGGACGTGCGGCGGGTGGCCGTCGTGGCCAGCGAGTCGCTGCAACTCCCTGATCTGTGGGTGGGCACCCTGGCCGCCCGACGCGGCGGCCCCAGCGGTGCGGCGGCGCCGGAGCGTACCCGCGTCACGGTGAGCGGATCAGACGCCTTCTTCACGTACGGACGCACCCGCCCCGAGATGGTGTCGTTCGCCCACCCGGACGGCGGACGCGTATGGGCGGCGCTCTACCGGCCGGAGCGTCCCCTGCCCGAGCGGGCGGCCGTGGTGCACGTGCACGGCGGCGGATACCGGCAATTCGCGCACCGCGGCTGGAGCGTCTACGGCTGGGCCCTGCACGTCGGGTTCGTGAACTGGTTGGTGCAGCAGGGATACACTGTTCTGGACGTCGACTACCGGGGCAGTGCCGGCTTTGGACGGGACTATCGCACCGACATCGCGCGTTCCATGGGCATCAAGGACACCGATGGCGTCGTCGCCGGAGCCCGCTGGCTGGCGGAGGCGGAAGGGATCGATCCGACCCGCATCGGTATGCACGGGGTCTCCTATGGAGGCTTCCTTACGCTCATGACACTCTTCCGCTATCCGGGCGTCATGTCCGCCGGCATCGCTCGGGCCTCGGTGAGCGACTGGGCGCACTACTCGGACGGGTGGACCAGCCGGATCCTGGGCGTGCCACACATGGATGAGGACGCCTACCGTCGTTCCAGCCCGATCTACTACGCCGAAGGACTGAGTGATCCGCTCCTGATCACCCATGGCTTGGTGGACGACAACGTGCACTTCCAGGACAGTGCCCGCTTGATCCAGCGCTTGATCGAGCTGGAGAAGCGATTCGAGGTCATGGTCTATCCCATCGAGCCCCATACCATCCAGACGGAGGCCAGCCGTCTGGATTTCGTGACGCGCGCAGCGGCGTTCTTCGACGCTCACCTGTTGAGGCGCTGA
- the glgB gene encoding 1,4-alpha-glucan branching protein GlgB yields MEETDRERIEALAAGRLADPSTLLGERAAEREGKIGRLVRVWLPWAHRVDLRVARGTMPMDRLDERGLFEAFVPGSPSPFAYRLLAHGDLGEVTLDDPYRFSPHLSDDELARLRRPDGRVHHILGARPTERDGVLGTRFAVWAPAAERVSVVGDFNGWDATIHGMVPRGTSGVWELFLPGIGAGAVYKYAIRSRFDAGDLLKADPVGFSMELRPATASVVTAPSTHAWTDETWMAERSERHAPDAPLSIYEVHLGSWRRHADAKPTEGLPGWLSYRELADTLLPYVRDLGFTHVELLPVTEHPLDKSWGYQTIGYFAPTARHGSPDDFRHFVDRAHALGLGVILDWVPAHFPTDAHGLGRFDGTHLYEHADPRKGLHPDWRTFIFNYSRFEVSSFLISSALYWLEEFHIDGLRLDAVASMLYLDYSRGEGQWEPNPHGGRENLEAVEFLRQLNRTVHEAHADVIVVAEESTAWPRVTHAVEQEGLGFDLKWNMGWMNDTLEVFKADPLFRKGLHNRLTFSILYAFSERFLLPLSHDEVVHLKGSLLSKMPGGPLDQHATLRTLFGYMWAHPGKKLLFMGGELGEWREWNHEGELDWPLLNEPLHRRLQNWVAALNRTYQEEPALHEAESQPHGFEWLDVHDAERSTISFVRWSAEWQQFVVVVLNLTPVPWKAYRLAVPHPGRYEILLNSDAPEYGGAGTLIPDVFHTVPEPLHGRQQFVELTLPPLSALYLKRTGPA; encoded by the coding sequence ATGGAAGAAACGGACCGCGAACGGATCGAGGCGCTCGCTGCCGGCCGGCTCGCCGATCCGTCGACGCTGCTCGGCGAGCGCGCGGCGGAGCGGGAGGGGAAAATCGGCCGTCTCGTGCGGGTCTGGCTGCCCTGGGCCCACCGCGTGGACCTTCGGGTGGCGCGCGGCACCATGCCCATGGATCGGCTGGACGAGCGCGGCCTGTTCGAGGCGTTCGTGCCCGGTTCCCCGTCCCCTTTTGCCTATCGACTGCTCGCGCACGGGGATCTGGGTGAGGTGACGCTGGACGATCCCTATCGCTTCAGCCCCCACCTCAGCGACGACGAGCTCGCCCGGCTCCGCCGCCCGGACGGACGAGTCCATCACATCCTGGGGGCGCGCCCCACGGAGCGCGACGGGGTCCTCGGAACGCGCTTCGCGGTCTGGGCGCCCGCGGCTGAGCGGGTCAGCGTGGTGGGGGACTTCAACGGGTGGGACGCCACCATCCACGGCATGGTCCCCAGGGGCACCTCCGGGGTCTGGGAACTGTTTCTTCCGGGAATCGGGGCAGGAGCGGTCTACAAGTACGCCATCCGGAGTCGCTTCGACGCGGGCGACCTCCTCAAGGCGGACCCGGTGGGCTTCAGCATGGAGCTGCGGCCTGCCACGGCCTCCGTGGTCACGGCGCCCAGCACCCATGCGTGGACAGACGAGACCTGGATGGCGGAGCGGTCCGAGCGGCATGCGCCCGACGCGCCCCTCTCCATCTACGAGGTGCACCTGGGGTCCTGGCGCCGCCACGCCGATGCGAAGCCCACGGAAGGGTTGCCGGGATGGTTGAGCTATCGTGAACTGGCCGATACGCTGCTGCCCTACGTGCGCGACCTGGGCTTCACGCACGTGGAGCTGCTCCCGGTCACCGAACACCCCCTGGACAAGAGCTGGGGCTACCAGACCATAGGCTATTTCGCTCCGACCGCGCGCCACGGGAGTCCGGACGACTTTCGCCACTTCGTGGATCGGGCCCACGCGTTGGGTCTGGGCGTGATCCTGGACTGGGTGCCCGCTCACTTCCCCACGGACGCACACGGGCTGGGCCGCTTCGACGGCACCCACCTCTACGAGCACGCGGACCCACGCAAGGGGCTCCACCCCGACTGGCGCACCTTCATCTTCAACTACTCGCGTTTCGAGGTCAGTTCGTTCCTGATTTCGTCCGCGCTCTACTGGCTCGAGGAGTTCCACATCGACGGGCTGCGTCTCGACGCCGTGGCTTCCATGCTCTACCTGGACTATTCGCGGGGGGAGGGACAGTGGGAGCCCAACCCGCACGGTGGGCGCGAGAACCTGGAAGCGGTAGAGTTCCTCCGGCAGCTCAACCGCACGGTGCACGAGGCTCATGCGGACGTGATCGTGGTGGCGGAGGAGTCGACCGCCTGGCCCCGCGTGACGCATGCCGTGGAGCAGGAAGGCCTGGGTTTCGATCTCAAGTGGAACATGGGCTGGATGAACGACACCCTGGAGGTTTTCAAGGCCGACCCGCTGTTTCGCAAAGGCCTGCACAACCGCCTCACGTTCTCCATCCTGTATGCGTTCTCGGAGCGCTTTCTGCTGCCACTCTCCCATGACGAGGTGGTGCACCTGAAAGGCTCGCTGCTCTCGAAGATGCCCGGTGGGCCGCTCGATCAGCACGCCACCTTGCGAACGCTCTTCGGGTACATGTGGGCACACCCCGGAAAGAAGCTCCTGTTCATGGGTGGAGAGCTGGGGGAGTGGCGCGAATGGAACCATGAAGGTGAGCTCGATTGGCCGCTCCTGAACGAGCCCCTGCACCGGCGCCTGCAGAACTGGGTGGCCGCGCTCAACCGGACCTACCAGGAAGAGCCCGCCCTGCACGAGGCGGAGTCGCAGCCGCACGGGTTCGAATGGCTCGACGTGCATGATGCTGAGCGCAGCACGATCTCGTTCGTACGCTGGTCCGCCGAGTGGCAGCAGTTCGTCGTGGTGGTGCTCAACCTGACACCCGTGCCGTGGAAGGCGTATCGCTTGGCGGTGCCGCACCCGGGCCGCTACGAGATCCTGCTCAACAGCGACGCGCCGGAATACGGCGGGGCCGGCACCCTGATCCCCGACGTCTTCCACACGGTTCCCGAGCCGCTGCACGGACGGCAGCAATTCGTGGAGCTGACGCTCCCACCGCTCTCCGCGCTGTACCTGAAGCGAACCGGACCAGCCTAG
- a CDS encoding glycogen synthase, giving the protein MTTTTGVRTARPVPSIETVPPLGAGIVHLVAEYWPFARTGGLAEAVRGVAEHQARSGAPTFVFMPLYRSVRESGVALERFGESYSVKFGSRTEEARLWLAPGRPGAPKVLFVDHPHYFDRAGIYGEAGGDYPDNHRRFAFFAKAALQAIPTLGESRWVLHAHDWHTALAPVYLRTEFASRPEFDAIATVLSVHNAGYQGHFGPEILPDLGLPREMYHWAHMEWYGKVNWLKGGLVYSDFAATVSPTHAYELRTPQGGFGLHDQFIALGDRLVGILNGIDLGIWDPETDPSIPARFTKEDLTGKAVCKADLQRAAGLPVEPRKLLVGMTARLAQQKGFDILLGDGLLYRVDAQFIFVGEGEARYREALAQVAHHMPDRVAVRFEFTEEREHRLLAGSDSLMMPSLYEPCGLTQMRAQRYGALPVVRKVGGLSDTVEDQVTGFVFDEYSSAGLERALRRAIATYEDERAWINHMREAMSKDFGWERSAVRYLDLYRRALAAHAPAKG; this is encoded by the coding sequence ATGACCACCACCACCGGGGTGCGGACCGCCCGTCCGGTACCCTCCATCGAGACGGTTCCGCCGCTGGGCGCCGGCATCGTCCATCTGGTGGCAGAGTACTGGCCGTTTGCGCGGACCGGCGGCCTGGCCGAGGCTGTCCGCGGGGTCGCGGAGCACCAGGCCCGCTCCGGCGCGCCCACCTTCGTCTTCATGCCGCTGTATCGCTCGGTCCGCGAGTCGGGTGTGGCCCTGGAGCGCTTCGGGGAGTCGTACAGCGTGAAGTTCGGCTCCCGCACGGAGGAGGCCCGGCTTTGGCTGGCACCCGGTCGACCGGGTGCACCCAAGGTGTTGTTCGTGGATCATCCCCACTACTTCGACCGCGCCGGCATCTACGGCGAGGCGGGGGGCGACTACCCGGACAATCACCGTCGCTTCGCGTTCTTCGCCAAGGCCGCCCTCCAGGCCATTCCCACACTGGGCGAGAGCCGCTGGGTCCTGCACGCGCACGACTGGCACACGGCGCTGGCGCCGGTCTATCTGCGGACCGAGTTCGCGAGCAGACCTGAATTCGACGCCATCGCCACGGTGCTCTCCGTGCACAACGCAGGCTACCAGGGGCACTTCGGTCCCGAGATCCTTCCCGATCTGGGGCTACCGCGGGAGATGTACCACTGGGCGCACATGGAGTGGTACGGAAAGGTCAACTGGCTCAAGGGCGGGCTGGTCTATTCCGACTTCGCGGCCACCGTGAGTCCCACGCACGCCTACGAGCTGCGGACGCCGCAGGGCGGCTTCGGGTTGCACGACCAGTTCATCGCGCTCGGTGATCGCCTGGTGGGCATTCTCAACGGGATCGACCTGGGCATCTGGGATCCCGAGACCGACCCCAGCATCCCCGCCCGCTTCACCAAGGAGGATCTCACTGGCAAGGCCGTGTGCAAAGCCGACCTGCAGCGGGCCGCCGGCCTTCCGGTGGAGCCCCGCAAGCTGCTGGTGGGCATGACTGCGCGGCTGGCGCAACAGAAGGGCTTCGACATCCTCCTGGGCGACGGCCTGCTCTACCGCGTCGACGCCCAGTTCATCTTCGTGGGCGAAGGAGAGGCCCGCTATCGGGAGGCGCTCGCTCAGGTCGCGCACCACATGCCGGACCGGGTAGCGGTGCGGTTCGAGTTCACCGAAGAACGCGAACATCGCCTGCTGGCCGGGTCCGACAGTCTCATGATGCCCTCCCTGTACGAGCCCTGCGGCCTCACGCAGATGCGGGCACAGCGCTACGGCGCGCTGCCGGTGGTGCGGAAGGTGGGGGGACTCTCGGACACCGTCGAGGATCAGGTCACCGGCTTCGTCTTCGACGAGTACTCGTCCGCAGGGTTGGAGCGCGCACTCCGTCGGGCAATCGCCACGTATGAGGACGAGCGCGCCTGGATCAACCACATGCGGGAAGCCATGAGCAAGGACTTCGGGTGGGAGCGCTCCGCGGTGCGCTATCTGGACCTCTACCGCCGCGCCCTGGCGGCGCACGCGCCCGCCAAGGGGTGA
- a CDS encoding DUF3536 domain-containing protein, translated as MSTSSRSVVLHGHFYQPPREDPWFETVDAQSTAAPDHDWNARVERECYRAVVAARILDGDGRIQQVVNTLEHISFNVGPTLLSWMEWAAPRTYNAILDADQRSRERLGHGNALAMAYHHPILPLSDPRDRLTEIRWGMHDFRQRFGRDPEGMWLPETAVDDATLDALATEGIRFTVLAPYQIDPVPADGGPALYRTKSGREIALFAYDGDLARGVAFGELLSDAERWVARWVAPSDPRRLVSIAVDGETFGHHHRFADLALAAALHHLAQRTDVRVENFASYLERHPPREEVTLIEPSAWSCAHGVDRWRRECGCKMDPSSSTRQTWRTPLRDAVTWLAKELHSVFETEGVRHFVEPWRARDAYGRMVGRLPAEARLAALIGELAEPVNDGVRALELLEMERNALRLFTSCAWFFDDLAGIEPVQILRYAARGIDLAGAEQVRIEQGFRARLAEARSNDPEEGSGADLYDRRARPSASGEARAAAGGSLLYEEQHEDFAGFGAFRTHSVRPGHVVVTHEPTGHRWEMTAEVRARGPAALVVDVGEGSERERVEAGELPEAARRPLERGLRARLLGRVLNDDDRAALAEGAPLTEVARGACLRAVAELTAEGPGFRDPLVRSALDAAGLLVLLGLDLPFDAQTDLWRWLEALGQPPQLAELARQYGLA; from the coding sequence GTGAGCACCTCCTCCCGCTCGGTCGTCCTGCACGGCCATTTCTACCAGCCGCCCCGCGAGGACCCCTGGTTCGAGACGGTGGACGCACAGTCCACGGCGGCACCCGACCACGACTGGAACGCCCGCGTCGAGCGTGAGTGCTATCGAGCCGTGGTGGCTGCCCGGATCCTGGACGGGGACGGACGCATCCAGCAGGTGGTGAACACGCTGGAGCACATCAGCTTCAACGTGGGGCCCACGTTGCTCTCCTGGATGGAGTGGGCCGCACCCCGCACCTACAACGCCATCCTGGACGCGGATCAACGCAGTCGGGAGCGGTTGGGTCACGGCAACGCCCTGGCCATGGCCTACCATCATCCGATCCTCCCGCTCAGCGATCCCCGCGACCGCCTGACCGAGATCCGCTGGGGCATGCACGACTTCCGACAGCGCTTCGGGCGCGACCCGGAGGGAATGTGGCTGCCCGAGACGGCGGTGGACGATGCAACGCTGGACGCGCTGGCCACCGAGGGAATCCGCTTCACCGTCCTGGCGCCGTACCAGATCGATCCCGTACCGGCCGACGGCGGACCCGCGCTCTACCGCACGAAGAGCGGGAGGGAGATCGCGCTCTTCGCCTACGACGGGGACCTCGCCCGCGGGGTCGCCTTCGGCGAGCTCCTCTCCGACGCGGAACGTTGGGTGGCGCGCTGGGTCGCGCCTTCCGATCCCCGCAGACTCGTGTCGATCGCGGTCGACGGCGAAACCTTTGGTCACCATCACCGGTTCGCTGATCTGGCCCTGGCGGCCGCACTCCATCACCTGGCCCAGCGCACGGACGTGCGCGTGGAGAACTTCGCCTCCTACCTGGAGCGGCATCCGCCCCGCGAGGAGGTGACACTGATCGAGCCCTCCGCCTGGAGTTGCGCGCACGGGGTGGATCGCTGGCGGCGCGAGTGCGGATGCAAGATGGATCCGTCGTCCTCCACGCGGCAGACCTGGCGGACGCCCCTGCGCGACGCCGTGACCTGGCTGGCGAAGGAGCTGCACTCGGTCTTCGAGACCGAGGGTGTACGCCACTTCGTCGAACCCTGGCGCGCCCGCGACGCCTATGGACGCATGGTGGGTCGGCTGCCGGCTGAGGCGCGCCTCGCCGCGCTGATCGGGGAGTTGGCCGAGCCCGTGAATGACGGTGTACGCGCTTTGGAGCTGCTGGAGATGGAGCGCAACGCGCTCCGGCTCTTCACGTCCTGCGCCTGGTTCTTCGACGACCTGGCCGGCATCGAGCCGGTGCAGATCCTCCGCTACGCGGCGCGCGGCATCGACCTGGCCGGGGCCGAACAGGTGCGGATCGAGCAGGGATTCCGGGCGCGCCTGGCCGAGGCGCGGAGCAATGACCCCGAGGAAGGGAGCGGCGCCGATCTCTACGACCGGAGAGCGCGACCCAGCGCGTCCGGAGAGGCACGGGCCGCAGCCGGGGGTAGCCTGCTCTATGAGGAGCAGCACGAGGACTTCGCCGGATTCGGCGCGTTCCGCACGCACAGCGTTCGCCCAGGGCACGTCGTCGTAACGCACGAGCCCACCGGACACCGGTGGGAGATGACCGCAGAGGTCCGCGCGCGGGGACCCGCGGCGCTCGTGGTCGATGTGGGCGAGGGAAGCGAACGCGAACGCGTCGAGGCGGGAGAGCTTCCGGAGGCGGCGCGGCGCCCACTGGAGCGCGGACTGCGGGCCCGGCTGCTCGGCCGTGTGCTGAACGACGACGACCGCGCGGCGTTGGCCGAAGGCGCCCCGTTGACCGAGGTTGCGCGCGGCGCCTGCCTCCGCGCTGTGGCCGAGCTCACCGCGGAGGGGCCGGGCTTCAGGGATCCGCTGGTGCGGAGTGCCCTCGATGCGGCTGGGTTGTTGGTGCTGCTGGGCCTCGACCTACCGTTCGATGCCCAGACAGATCTTTGGCGCTGGTTGGAAGCACTGGGGCAGCCTCCACAGCTCGCCGAGCTGGCCCGCCAGTACGGGCTCGCCTGA
- a CDS encoding EAL domain-containing protein, translated as MPAVLKAKKAKRRKKSRGSAKRPATPTRAKEVETRRPAAKSVQPATPQAALDPAAALAASFRRALDGIWFAYQPVVDSRFQIVGYEALLRSEEQGLHTALPLLDTARRLERSDDLLLQMWTQAPQPFGPGGLDSEWLFMNVEPSELVVFRDLARGGPFRALAPRIVIEITERAALLPHAGLDRAAVDLKAMGFRVAIDDFGGAYTGIATFAALEPDLIKLDGQLIRGIDRSRHRQLYVRKLLEMCDELGTKVVAEEVETPAEFEALCDVGCQYLQGFYVGRPEALAARPSD; from the coding sequence ATGCCCGCTGTGCTCAAAGCGAAGAAGGCCAAGCGCCGGAAGAAGTCGCGGGGTAGCGCCAAGCGCCCGGCAACGCCGACGCGAGCCAAGGAGGTCGAGACCCGAAGGCCCGCCGCGAAGTCCGTCCAGCCAGCAACCCCCCAGGCCGCGCTTGATCCGGCGGCCGCGCTGGCGGCGAGCTTCCGGCGGGCCCTTGATGGCATCTGGTTCGCCTACCAGCCCGTCGTCGATTCTCGCTTCCAGATCGTCGGCTACGAGGCTTTGCTGCGCAGCGAGGAGCAGGGCCTCCACACGGCCCTGCCGTTGCTGGACACCGCACGCAGATTGGAGCGCTCCGACGACCTGCTGCTGCAGATGTGGACGCAGGCGCCTCAGCCCTTCGGTCCGGGCGGGCTGGACAGCGAGTGGCTGTTCATGAACGTCGAGCCGTCCGAACTGGTGGTCTTCCGCGACCTGGCCCGCGGTGGTCCGTTCCGTGCGCTGGCACCCCGCATCGTGATCGAGATCACCGAGCGAGCGGCGTTGCTTCCCCACGCCGGCCTGGATCGCGCAGCGGTGGACCTCAAGGCGATGGGCTTCCGGGTGGCCATCGACGACTTCGGCGGAGCCTATACGGGCATCGCCACCTTCGCCGCGCTCGAACCCGACCTGATCAAGTTGGACGGCCAGCTCATCCGGGGAATCGATCGCAGCCGGCACCGCCAACTCTACGTGCGCAAGTTGCTGGAGATGTGCGACGAGCTGGGAACGAAGGTCGTCGCGGAAGAAGTGGAGACGCCCGCGGAGTTCGAAGCGCTCTGCGATGTGGGCTGCCAGTACCTGCAGGGGTTCTATGTGGGGCGGCCCGAAGCGCTCGCGGCTCGCCCGAGCGACTGA
- a CDS encoding epimerase yields the protein MKVILFGASGMVGTGVVLECLDDPRVSEVLVIGRRSCVRSSPKLTEILKQDVSDLTDLEPRLAGYDACFFCLGVSAAGMSEADYTRLTYDLTMAVAASLARLNPGMTFCYVTGQGTDSTEKGRFMWARVKGRTENALLRLPFKAAYMFRPGYIQPLRGTTSSTTLYRALYAVVAPLYPLLERIASKQLTTTVKVGKAMIEAAAGGAPKSVLEVSDINALAARSG from the coding sequence GTGAAGGTCATCCTCTTCGGGGCCAGCGGCATGGTGGGGACCGGCGTCGTCCTCGAGTGTCTGGACGATCCGCGCGTGAGCGAAGTCCTGGTGATCGGCCGGCGCTCCTGTGTGCGGAGCTCGCCCAAGCTGACGGAGATCCTGAAGCAAGACGTCTCCGATCTCACGGATCTGGAGCCGCGGCTCGCCGGCTACGACGCGTGCTTCTTCTGCTTGGGCGTCTCTGCCGCGGGGATGAGCGAGGCGGACTACACGCGCCTCACGTACGACCTCACGATGGCCGTGGCGGCGTCGTTGGCTCGCCTGAACCCTGGGATGACGTTCTGCTACGTGACGGGGCAGGGCACCGACAGCACCGAGAAGGGCCGCTTCATGTGGGCGCGCGTGAAGGGGAGAACCGAGAACGCGCTGCTGCGGTTGCCGTTCAAGGCCGCCTACATGTTCCGGCCCGGCTATATCCAACCCCTGCGGGGCACCACCTCGTCCACGACGCTCTACCGAGCGCTCTACGCCGTGGTGGCGCCGCTGTATCCGCTGCTGGAGCGCATTGCCTCGAAACAGCTCACCACCACCGTGAAGGTGGGCAAGGCGATGATCGAGGCGGCCGCGGGAGGCGCGCCCAAGTCCGTGCTGGAGGTCTCCGACATCAACGCGCTGGCCGCGCGGAGCGGATGA